Sequence from the Sciurus carolinensis chromosome 1, mSciCar1.2, whole genome shotgun sequence genome:
GGAGGACTTCCGATGCGGGAGAAGACGGGTCAGGGGGATATGCGAGGGCGATTGTCACTCGATGTGTCCCAATTTCCCTGTGGACGCGGGCTCGCTCAGAACACGGCCTCGGTAGCCTGAATCCTGCGGAGCCGACGACTAGGCTGCGCGGCACACTCCGCTGGGGACTAGGAGGGACGGCGGGGATCAAGCTGGGGATCTGGCGCAGGCGCTGCTCCGAGGAGGATTACTGCCCGCACAGAAATTTTCCTGCCCCTTAAACCAGAACCTGGAAGCAGAAACAAGATCCCAGTCAGgggtgaaagaaaaaggaaaggaaaggaaaggaaaggtcccaccgagatttgaACTCGGATCGCTGGATTCAGAGTCCAGAGTGCTCACCATTACACCATGGAACCCACGAAAGGAAGCTTCTCAATCATCTTCTAGGTGCCTAAGAACAACCAGCGTTCCTAGGGACCAAGGGCAAGGACTTTGATTTGCACTGCAGAAAAACGGGCTGAAATGCTCTTTAGGCTTAGGCGGAGGAAGAACCCATCCAGCCCCTATCATTCTCTGCCTCAGATGAACACTTTCCTATCGTGAGGTGAAATTTCTGCAGACCAtactcttattttccttttcttggccTTTACACTTTTTCCTCCACACAGGGAGACCCCAGGAGTGTCGGGATGGAACTTAGGACTCCTGAGTTCCTTAGCTGCATGACCCATATCACACTCCACCTGGGCCTACCGGGAACAGGTAAAGGTGTGTCATCAAGGGAGGATCGGGGAGCAGGGGAACTCTCTCTTTCATATCCTTCTAgatatgtttgttttgttttggagggggataatttttttttttttttacaatgaatgCATATtcattgaattaaaataaaaaccagtcaAACatgtttaatatgtatattttttttcttggtcctggggattgaacccaggagctcttaaccactgagccccatccttagcccttttaagTTTTGGAGACATGGTCTCCctaagctgcttaggacctcactaactGACTGAGGCTGGATTGGTACCtgccatcctcttgccttggcctctgAGCCACTGGAACTACAGGCCTGGGCCAAGGCCCAGGGATGTTTACATTAATATTAGAACCAGAACATACTCACTTTCCTGTGACTCAGAATCCACCAAACATGGCAGGGCTCTGACACCTAGACACACGGTTTCCTGAGAGTTGGCCAAGCTGATTCCACTACAGTCTCTATCAGAACCCCGAAGTTGCacggtttttaaaaatcttcatatatCAAAGTATCCAAGAACACTCACTACTGGGTGTAGGGTATGTGTACCCAAGTTCTCTTACAGTTTGTACAGTATTTATGTGCACAAACTACTGCAATGTTAAATGGTTACAGTAAAAATCGAAGcgatatctcaaaataataatgtgCATGCATTGCAGGAAAGTTCTCCAGGTGGCCTTAGTTTGTTAGAGATAAACCTGGGCACTTTAACATTTCAaagagtgggaggagggaagtacaggaaaggtactggggaatgagaccaattaaattatgtgcatgtatgaatatggcataatgaatcctaaTTAGGTATAATTATAGTGCATCAATAGAGACCTTTTAAACAGCTTATTTGAACATTGAGTGATTCAAAAATGAGGTCTACAACAAGCAAGTTAGCGTTCTGCTGGAAAGGGCAAGAAAGGAAACTTGACAGcagaataaagaaaccatatcGGATTGGTTACAGAGGAAGGTAGTTGGTTAGAGATTAGTTGGTGGTTTCTGGCTGGCAGGTCTCCAGTTCTGTTTCAACTTGTCACACTGGGCATTGGTTTGATTATGTAGGAAACCAAAGTTCTAGGCCTTCAGCCTAAGAGCATGTTGGTCAAACAACTTTTTGAAAACAATCGCTCCTTTTCCCCCACACTCTCATTTATGAGAGACTGACCAAAATTTGGACATAGGCACCACTCTTGGTCATCATTATGGCTGGTTTCTCTCTGTCCCAGTGAAGCATTCATAAATCACCATGTCAGACTCATTGAAGAAATAGTCCTTCTGTGGTTCATCTTGATTTTTCTTGCTCTGCTCACAATGAGACCTGCTGGTATACTGAGCAGCTTCCAAAACAACAGAagcctattttttaaagaaattaagagacGGGTTGTCACTGTGTTGTCCAGTGTGGTCccaaacccctgggttcaagcagtcctcctgcctcaccctccagagGAGCTGGGACTGCAGGACTAAGGCATGGGTCACCCTGCCCAGCAAGAAACCCACTTCAATGTGAAAGCACACAGACAAATGACAAGTAAAAACATGGAAAGAGAGAAGACAACCTGTAAGATGGAAGAGGAGCTCTCTCCCTGAGacctgggaggaggcagagggcagggactCCAAATCTTCTGCCCAAGTGTCTGTTGTGATTCAACAGGATAGCCTTCCCACAGGCCTCCTCCACAGATCCATATCTTCtccaggcccaccagcaatggtGTGGTCAGCAGCCCCAACCCCAACACTGGGCCAGCCCTTCAGGTCAatgttccatccagcggaaccggcgcagagaaaggagacacaaccaatctttagttgatcagatttattgtgtcctccctgtttttctgcctcctttgttctgttattctctcccttcttctaccctctccctctctcctcccccaggctcctagcttatcagccaattatagcaaagctttctctcacacaggagagcatgcagaggaatgtcagcatagcactatatgaatcacaagctgtccacgcgtggcatgatattagatagccaatcctagagcctggtgtcaacatgtcataagtctccaaggaactagtaagcaagcaacctttatgggtacttccttattttggtacccagtgccctttggctcatagccaggtgccatcttgtccaagacggccctcaacaggctccccctttttgttataaaaagaaaaggacagcgactgtgcctgtcttaggtgccagagtcagacttcaTCCTTACCCGTCactgggagtcaaagagctgttggcatgctttgatccctgtcttaggttggtataaagtccaccctgtgcttacccgtcattgactaccagtcctgtaattgggagagccaaatctgaggatcagaggcttggtccatggccataagggcttgccacaccactaaggcttgccgtctttgatgactccttagagacaacagatatctgagcagcaataataacagcaagaacaacaatcccatcatagcaaaacttcccatccattgttaccaaattgtaacgctgactgtaagaaactaatggcttctggcatacccgggaccttgacctgagtactatttaccacaaatacagaatttctcaatagggtagtcaaattagtaaactctttagtccatgtcccattaagcatgctaccaagccgtttggacagattggcagcagcagtaatattagaatagggtatcagGGTAAcgcatagtgcttgggcatgcactagacagcctgtctgtgcggtaacagtcaacatgtccacttgttcttgtagtaagtccaccatttggtttagaatcaggattcccgtggcgagatgcacattgatgttttcctgggctgtcaatgcttcggcagtggcttgtgacagattgttgagcacgtgagcagtaggaatagcagttcctggGGCAAGTCCaacagcagtggcagcagccgcagcagccgccgcagcaacagcgatggctataatggctgagataccaaaatctctttttgctttcacgggtaggaaattccactcactatgcattaaggtcactgggactggaatgaattttggaatcctggcaatcacagccagaggaaatagtgaagcatcccaacaactagacacataacactcttaacacataacacataacacagttaaggatctcagtatcattatcattgttattagtaacgttaatatcaaacttagaactcttagacagaatgaacacaaacggagacgtgacacatacgggagtaggggggaaaacctgataaaaggaagagtaattggtctcgcaccctgtataactataaacaggtgtattacttccctttatataggtttgctttagactgtacctttaaagaatgagagagagattgcctccctgtattatggcagtttctgaggtggctaaccagaggaagcaaagactacctcttaacttgaagtttagactagtaataagtggctttacagtggaaccagctggtaggtaaggaatacctagaagttctgtactaggaaataattgaaggaaaacttgtgtgccatgagtgatatatccccaaaagttttaggaagagctaacaacagcaggtttaccaccatcaccatcattttgtgtttcggtgccattttctttcttatggatagttcttaccaagcgctccgggacccagataggttgttgttggtcctgaggaaaaacacaaacagatcctctccccaaaattaatactgggtcaggtcctttccaggacccagtcaagatgtctttccacattgcttgtggatggccaccagactttccactaaaatgtctatcagccgcagtgcagtccatagcatccaaagttaaaaaattgagggtgagtaaagcaaggttaagtctgttcttgggaggggctaatgcccctattcaccctttttgtttagttaagtagacttttaatgtttgattagccctttccacgatagcttgtccttgtggattgtagggcaatcctgtggaatgatagatattaaactttgagcagaactgttgaaatgaagaagaagtatacgcaggcccattatctgttttaactgattttggccttcccatagtagcaaaggcttgaaggcaatgactgattacatcttttgtcttttcccctgtatgggcggtagcaaatatatatcctgagtaggtatctacagttacatgtacaaatcttaaagtaccaaattcagggatatgggtgacatccatctgccatagatgatttggaaggagtcttctaggattgactccaaaatgaggaacagataaatgaggcacacaggcaggacactgttttactatatttctggcttgtacTTTTgtgatgttatattttattttgagaatagtagtattgacttaaaaatctttatggaaattaattgacttttgtacaatgttaaacacatgagTATCTCAAGTAgttgagtctgcagtagaatttccttgagctaaaggcccagataagcctgaatgtgctctgatatggcctatatataaaggttctttgggagcccacagaagagtttgtacttgataaaagcattgttgtaaggtagatataattacttctagttcagttttttgagcacaCTTacgagaagtaataatagtctgtactttatcagaaactactgtagctgtgccggaggaggagccatctgtaaaggttgtatttgctgctgggataggttgagccttaacaacctgagggaaaataacaggatgtcttttgaagaagttgacaataggtgaacttggcaagtgattatcaaatgtggccatggtggaacaatagacaattgcccaatcttcattactgttaactagtatttcaatctgctTTGCCGAGTAcaggacaataactgtctgaggatgaactccaaaaactcgaagggctgtcttaagtcctaatgtaattagatttgctaccatcacaggatatagggaaacaacatatttgggggatactggctaatggatccatatcaggggtccagtttgccacaccagacctgtaggagtatattcagaatctaacactatgaggctaaaaggcaaggatagatcaactctatcactatgagcattttctaaagcttgttttaCTAACcttaaggcttttctaccttcaggagttaaaattctgggggatgtagggtctgaatctccttggagaatatcaaacagaggcttaagttgaccagtggtgattcccaaatttggtcttacccaatttatatcacctaataatttttggaaatcatttagagtcttaagctttcctgtgactaattgaatttttttgtggcctaacataggtatctaatatttgatgtcttagaaaggtaatagggctgcgggtttgcaccttttctggggccacatgtaatccccatttttttagggttttgataatatcatcaaatacccctaacaaggtctcctgttccttatgagccaaaagaatatcatctatataatggagacaataaagtcctttacaattttgtctaatctgtgatatagcctggccaacatatatttgacacatagtgggactatttattattccctggggaaggaccacccattggtatctagtattaggcccttcattattcaaagagggaatggaaaaggcaaatcgagggctatccttgggatgcacaggaatggaaaagaaacaatcttttatgcctatagagatgatatgataatgttttggaacagcggctaatgaggggagacccagttgcaccgggcccataatctgcatacggaatttatggctctcagatcttgcaagagttgccatttcccagacttcttttttatgacaaaaatgggtgtattccaaggggaagtggaaggaatgatatgattttccttcaattgttgattaactatttcctgggccgcctctatttttttctttagaaaggggccactgggggacccaaataggattattggatttccatgttatctttaatggttcagtggcccctccagaaaacccagccccttagtccctgtttgtccttcggcttgaatggggcaggtcataccttgtagattcttgcctagtccttttccagggatataaccttgtcccaccatgactggtaaaacggttgggtttagacaggaaatattttgttcaactgaggaagaaatgacaacatccatctgtgttaaaatgtctcttccccaaagagtgacaggtaggtgagctaatacataaggttggaatgtcccccttttcccatcagggtcctcccaagataacacagctgaactttgtaatggggtttgggcaaatccaagtacccataaggtagtactggatgctgtaacaggccatgattagttccagtccttctgtcttataatagagatgtcagcacccgtgtctattagaccctctatgggagtaccattaactttcaatttaagcatgggtctattttttgttgattgtgcccaaaagacacccaaTCCTGCGGATCCAAACCCgttgtctcctccagtcctttgtgaactgggaaaggccccatgatggctagacaatatcaatatttgtgctattttatctcctggaaaaacaacagatacccctcgagaggaggataacataatctttatttccccagtataatcagaatcaatgactcctggaaatacttgtaatcctgacagagttgtagAACTCCACCctaacaataatcctactgtgccctcagggagtggtccatgtatgcccgtggggaccacttgtactcccatccTGGGGTTAGAACGAGTccggcggaggcacagaggtccaatctcccgctccctgatgttcctcgggacaacgaggagatagtcagaaaggattgtgagtggggatctggactatgggattctgaaaggccccatatatttgagggccccgggttgggcccccctggccgttttttgactgggtaggaagaggatttctctctatgtcaaatcttgatgtacaaaatcttgcccagtgccttcctttccagcaccggggacatagacctgggacaggttgatttgtcccttgctgttctctagtcttaggtaTTCCCCTGAGCTTTAATCCTGTGGgcccttcagggcagtctcttctgaagtgcccttgttgcccacacttaaagcatattattcctttagctcttgattgcccctgatttggcccatgaagagcagcagctattacttgtcctgtaatgactgcatcattgatatccctgcagacctttatatatgtacttaaatctttatttttccatggtcttatagcttctttacaccatctatttgcttgctcataagctaattgttttattaagggcatagcttgttctgaatccccaaatactctagcagcagtttggactagtctatcaacaaaatctgcaaatggttcgttacttccctgaatcaacttagacaactgcccctgtaaatctcctgacccttgaattaacttccaggcttcagtggcagcagcagcaatttgtgcgtacaccccaggatcataaataatctgctgtcgaataccttcatagtttccttctcctgttagcatttctacatttctttggggaaagcctgtggcAGCATTACGTcgtgccatttctaatgaggcttcctgccatgcagttttccacactaggtactgcccccctgattgCACAGCTTttcatagccttttccaatcttccggcactagatttagccccgaTACTGATTCCAatatactaattgtaaatggggcctgtggactgtaggtagccactgcctccttaaaatattttactgttttgaaatccagaggttggtggaatctttgtctattttgctcctctagcacagggaagaattgtgagactgctgaggtttccttaaggggggtttcttctccccacggtgaaaaacccatctgatttatagcatgagattactcctcccaagggtactttgggggatatagggggcaggctgcttgagggggagcggctgcctccaggaagggattggtattccttcccgatataactgatgggggtgaccgtgtccttgatgctctttctaattcctccccagtaagcccctcctcctcttcttcctcttcaggagaagttacacttagttgtttctttatctcttccagacacatatttcctttttttactaaagttattattttaccttttttagatgttagacattccttaatgagttgccacatgggaaaagtacctctaggtaacggggattgcttttctgctttaatcagatcctctttatcatgttcccattgtggaatatttaggactccctcttccaaaaaccaaggactaaccttggccagtgtagttacatgtgctgttacagtagatcgttttatggcagttccattagccttaagtacatcttgtatgattcctatcatttgatttctagacacttgtgaccccatcctggagttacgagacctccctttaccggggttatgcagactcccttcaccggggttatgtggcctccctttaccggggttatactgactccctttaccagggttatgtggcctccaTTTACCGGGGTTATAGagactccctttaccggggttatgtggcctccctttaccagggttatcctacagttttcctatagcttacctaaagttacttagttttcctgtagcttaccttaagttacttacgtgggaggacgcagaaggaggaagaagctccccgtccgggccaccacttgttccgtccagcggaaccggctcggagaaaggagacaccaccaatctttaatTGACCAGATTtgttgcgtcctccctgtttttctgcctcctttgttctgctactctctcccttcttctaccctctccctctctcctcccccaggctcctagcttatcagccaattataacaaagctttctctcacacaggagagcacgcagaggaatgtcagcatagcactatatgaatcacaagctgtccacgcgtggcatgatattagatagccaatcctagagcctggtgtcaacacgtcataagtctccaaggaactagtaagcaagcaacctttatgggtacttccttattttggtacccagtgccctttggctcatagccaggtgccatcttgtccaagacggccctcaacaggtCAAGTCCCTAGCATGACTGGAGGCTGAGTATGTCCTGACCCTGAAGTACATCCTGTGAAGCGCCAGCCCCAAAGAGGAGCAGGAGAATCCCATCCTCCACAGGCCAGCCAGAATCCATCAACCCAAAGAGAGCAGGCAGTGTAATAATGTGATCAGTTAGCCTTTGGGTCCTGATGGGTCTCAAGACTTCAAAAAGAtggagggagatggagagatACACTGGGCCCATGCTAATTCAAAGAACTAGAGTAGCCATATTGGTTTCagatagagaaagaaaactcGAGGGCAAGGAAAGCCATCAGGGGTGAAAAAGGATATTACTTAATGAGAAAGGAGTCAGTTCACCAGGAAGATATGGCAATTCTTAATCATCATGGCTCCAACTGGAGAGTGTCAGAATATGTCCGGCAAAACCTGAAAGAATTACCAAGGAGATAGAGACAAATGCACTCGTGTAGTTGGAGACTTCAGCCTCACTCAATCAGTAGTTGACAGAGTCAGCAAGTGGAAAATCGAAGAGGATGAGGTTGACCTGGAAGCACTGGATCCACCTGAGGTTTATAGATTACTTCATTCAACAAGGGAGAGACATATTCTTCTCTAACTCACTTCAAATAGTCACCACGATCCGCACATTTTGTTCCacaaaacacatttcaaaaatgTAAAGCAATAGAAACCATACAAAGTATGCTCTCGGGCGGGCCCCAGTGGAACTCATCAAGAAATCTCGATCCTTCACTCTCTAATGGAGTTTATCGATCGTCTGTGATCCAGGAGCCATCTTGGCACTGCAGTTTGGCGGAGCCTacggaaactgaaacccagatttaTGAGATACTGGAgaacttcagggacactatacGTCTATAGGGAAGAAACTGTATTGCCTCACATGCCCAcggctagatgggaagacacattaacaaaattaaaaaaaaagggggggggaggggtgggaataaagcactccaaacaaaccaggatgcaCCAATTATAGACCCCACTGAcaaaccagtagaagaaatgtcaggagttcagaatttacttagtaaaactgcttcatgactttaaggaggatataaagagtgaaatttaGAGCTGTTTCAGGAGAAGGAAGATAACttaaataaagagatgaagattttgaaaagaaatctagaagaaatctttgaaacGAAGGAAtcactgaaccaaaataaaaattcaatggaaaatagcACCAACAGAAGAGCCACtcagaagacagaacttcaggcaatgaagacaaaatatataattttgaaaataaaggtgaccacaCAGAGGGGATAAAATTGCGTGACGTTCCCTCAACCAGACACAATGCCTGAACAGCAACTGCAAAGCCAACGGAGTGGAGTTAACTGTGACTACTTCTGGGCTGATAAGAAAGACACCCAAGGCAATGGTGATCGAACTGGGTTCGAGCTGCTGCTCCAAAAGCAACCAAAAGGCCAAGAAATGCAGAAAGAACTGTCTGGATTTCTTTCAGAGAgaggataaagattgaagaagaatGTGCAAAGAACTTGACTAAACTCTCTCAGAACTCCTTGGCtgcacaggaggaaggctccctgggagaagcatgggctcaggtgaagaagagcctggcagatgaagcagaagttcatctcaagttctcCGCCAAGCTTCACACCGAGGTAGAGAAGCCCCTAATGAACTTTCGTGAGAACTTtaagaaagacatgaaaaggTGTGACCACCATATCGCTGACCTCTGCAAGCAAGTCGCCAGCCACTATGCATCGGTGGAGAAGGCCCAGAAAGCCCTCACAGAGtggcagagagacctggagatgaagacccagcagctggagatcaaGCTGAGCAACAAGACAGAGGAGGACATCAAGAAGGCCCGAAGGAAGTCCACACAGGCTGGTGATGACCTCATGTACTGTGCGGACCTCTACAACCAGGCCCAGTCTAAGTGGTTTGAAGAGATGGTGTCCACCACTTTGGAGCTGGAGTGgctggaagtggagagggtggagatgatcCGGCAACATTTGTGCCAGTACACACAGCTGCGGCACGAGACGGACACATTCAACCAAAGCACAGTTGAGCCTGTGGACCAACTGCTTCTAAAAGTGGACCAGGCCAAAGTCAGagagctgtgggtcagagagcacaaaacaGGCAACATTCGCCCTGTGGACATGGAGATCTAGACACGCCTGTGTGGCCCCTGgggtcctgcccaggagaggggctgCATGTCCCACAGAGAGGAGATGTTGGTTCCTGCTGggtgaagctgccctcccacccactctcctgtccagtgaggagagaggagagagctggcgATTCCAGAAGGGTGATCTGGATGGCCCAGCTGGGGGATCCCAAATATTCCCAGACCAAGAAGACACACCTACAACCCTGCCCTGTCTCCAAGACTGAAACCCCCCAAACCTCATGCCATACTTCTTGCTCGAGAACAAACTGAGGCTGGAACTTTGTGATCCCTGCTGAGTTCCATAGGGGTGGCTGTCACACACTTGTGCCCTTGGGTGCCCCGAGGCCCATCCTCCAACTGGTCCCTTTATCTCACTAGCGCCTTTGGAAGATCAGGGGAGGGCCGCCTCCACCTCCAAGTCAATGTCAGGATCAGAATCATGGTTAGAAGGCGCCATCAGTTCAGCCTGCACCCAGAATCCTTTACAGCcctatttttctcattgtattcTGGGAGCCCAAATCTAgcttttcttggccacttttCATCCCCGTGAGTCTTGGGAAggcctgttttctgtcttcccatGCCAACCCTGCCTAGAGAGGTCAGGATGAAACTACCTCATTCGGGAAATTAGCCCCAAGTCGGGGCATTGAATCATGGTTCCTATCAGACCAGGCATTGTCTCTGAGTCTCTGGAAATCCCAATCCATCCattcctcagctgctttctcaaggcagtccccaccctgccacccctgcccagtctcactagagGGAGCTTTCCAACGTTCTCAACCAGCAAGACCTCCTTCAGCTCTGTGCATGTCCAAAGGCTTTGAGGGATGGAAATACCAGCTCACCTCAGAAACCAGGTGGGGTGTGTCTGCCATGGTGTCCGGTCCAACACTGGGCCACCTTGACCACCACTCTCCCAGGCTGCCCACCAGGGGCTTAATGGGGTGGGTCAGTCCCACATGGGAGACAGGTTAGGGCAAGTCACTTGCTCATTCCCCATGTGGCTCCATCTGCTCATGCCCGATGGG
This genomic interval carries:
- the LOC124989099 gene encoding LOW QUALITY PROTEIN: growth arrest-specific protein 7-like (The sequence of the model RefSeq protein was modified relative to this genomic sequence to represent the inferred CDS: deleted 2 bases in 1 codon) gives rise to the protein CVTFPQPDTMPEQQLQSQRSGVNCDYFWADKKDTQGNGDRTGFELLLQKQPKGQEMQKELSGFLRERIKIEEECAKNLTKLSQNSLAAQEEGSLGEAWAQVKKSLADEAEVHLKFSAKLHTEVEKPLMNFRENFKKDMKRCDHHIADLCKQVASHYASVEKAQKALTEWQRDLEMKTQQLEIKLSNKTEEDIKKARRKSTQAGDDLMYCADLYNQAQSKWFEEMVSTTLELEWLEVERVEMIRQHLCQYTQLRHETDTFNQSTVEPVDQLLLKVDQAKVRELWVREHKTGNIRPVDMEI